One region of Natronolimnobius baerhuensis genomic DNA includes:
- a CDS encoding PAS domain-containing sensor histidine kinase, producing the protein MDFREPKTLIPAAVETLPINFAILDTDGTILYTNDAWQAFGKANDIDAQPDTIGTNYLEITRQAETETAQTAAAGLAEILTGERELFEFEYPCHSPETKRWFLMRAAQFTEDGQRFVAVAHFDITDRYQYQQQLEASNERLQQFAYVASHDLQEPLRMVTSYLQLLENRYGDELDEDAEDFIEFAVDGARRMEAMIEGLLAYSRVETQGKSFESVSLEAVLEDVLTDLEIQINETGAEITAESLPTVDGDASQLRQLFQNLLDNAITYSGEETPQVSIGAQREGDEWVISVSDDGIGIDPDETDRVFEVFQRLHSHEEYSGTGIGLALCKRIVERHGGEIWVSSAPGDGSTFSFTLPAADT; encoded by the coding sequence ATGGACTTCCGGGAGCCAAAAACGCTCATTCCAGCGGCCGTCGAAACACTCCCGATCAATTTTGCGATCCTCGATACCGATGGGACGATTCTGTACACGAACGACGCCTGGCAAGCATTCGGCAAGGCCAACGACATCGACGCTCAACCGGATACAATCGGAACCAACTACCTCGAGATTACCAGACAGGCGGAGACGGAGACGGCCCAAACTGCTGCCGCGGGGTTAGCCGAGATTCTAACGGGGGAGAGAGAACTCTTCGAGTTCGAATATCCCTGTCACTCGCCCGAAACAAAGCGGTGGTTTCTCATGCGGGCAGCGCAGTTCACCGAGGATGGGCAGCGATTCGTCGCTGTCGCACACTTCGACATCACTGACCGCTACCAGTACCAGCAGCAATTAGAGGCGTCCAACGAGCGCCTCCAGCAGTTCGCATACGTCGCCTCCCACGACTTACAGGAGCCGCTGCGGATGGTCACCAGCTACCTGCAACTACTCGAGAATCGGTACGGCGACGAACTCGACGAGGACGCCGAAGACTTCATCGAGTTCGCGGTCGACGGTGCCAGGCGGATGGAGGCCATGATCGAGGGCCTGCTTGCGTACTCCAGAGTCGAAACGCAGGGCAAGTCCTTCGAGTCGGTTTCGCTCGAAGCGGTGCTAGAGGATGTGCTGACCGATCTCGAGATCCAGATCAACGAAACCGGTGCCGAGATCACCGCCGAGTCGTTGCCGACCGTCGACGGGGATGCCAGCCAACTCCGTCAACTCTTCCAGAACCTGTTGGACAACGCCATCACGTACAGCGGCGAGGAGACGCCGCAGGTGTCGATTGGCGCACAGCGTGAGGGAGACGAGTGGGTCATTTCGGTCAGTGACGATGGAATCGGGATCGATCCAGACGAGACGGACCGGGTGTTCGAGGTGTTCCAGCGGCTCCACAGCCACGAGGAGTACAGCGGGACGGGGATCGGCCTCGCACTCTGTAAGCGGATCGTCGAACGACACGGGGGCGAAATCTGGGTTTCGTCCGCCCCCGGCGACGGCTCGACGTTTTCGTTTACGCTCCCAGCAGCGGACACGTGA
- a CDS encoding cold-shock protein — MAKGTVEFFNDTGGYGFIESEESDDDVFFHMEDVGGPDLEEGQEVEFDIEQADKGPRATNVERL; from the coding sequence ATGGCGAAAGGTACGGTCGAATTCTTCAACGACACTGGCGGCTACGGGTTCATCGAGAGCGAGGAGTCAGACGACGACGTGTTCTTCCACATGGAAGACGTCGGCGGTCCCGATCTCGAGGAAGGACAAGAAGTCGAGTTCGACATCGAGCAGGCCGATAAAGGCCCGCGCGCGACGAACGTCGAACGACTGTGA
- a CDS encoding AAA family ATPase, whose translation MTDPDPTPAPAHAETDGAATAGLQTDSDTAEPLPVDDVATLHEAIEDNVSQVIVGHKAVIEHVSLALLARGHVLLDDVPGVGKTMLARAIATSIDCTFRRIQFTPDLLPTDVTGVNVFNQKDREFEFQSGPVFGNIVLGDEINRAPPKTQSALLEAMEEQQVTVDGETHTLPDPFTVIATQNAVEPNQTYELPLAELDRFMKKLHLGYPTPEEEAELLGRTVGDHPIESLESITDRETIVRARETVANARVAQPIRDYATRLVGYTREHARIGVSPRGTIALLRGAQARAVTSGRAYVIPDDIQAEAPAVLSHRIRVDDHDRDGDAIVSEALERVAVETPEQ comes from the coding sequence ATGACTGATCCTGACCCGACACCTGCGCCGGCGCATGCCGAGACCGACGGAGCGGCGACAGCCGGATTGCAGACCGACAGCGACACGGCCGAGCCGTTGCCGGTCGACGATGTCGCGACGCTCCACGAGGCGATTGAAGACAACGTCTCGCAGGTCATCGTCGGCCACAAGGCGGTTATCGAGCACGTCAGTCTCGCATTGCTCGCACGCGGGCACGTCCTGCTGGATGACGTTCCAGGCGTCGGCAAGACGATGCTTGCGCGCGCAATTGCGACCTCCATCGACTGTACGTTCCGGCGCATCCAGTTTACGCCGGACCTCCTGCCGACCGACGTCACCGGCGTCAACGTCTTCAACCAGAAAGACCGCGAGTTCGAGTTCCAGTCCGGCCCCGTCTTTGGCAACATCGTGCTTGGCGACGAGATCAATCGCGCGCCACCGAAAACCCAATCTGCCCTGCTCGAGGCCATGGAAGAACAACAGGTCACCGTCGACGGCGAGACGCACACACTTCCGGACCCCTTCACCGTCATCGCGACACAGAACGCCGTCGAGCCGAACCAGACCTACGAGTTGCCACTGGCCGAACTCGACCGATTCATGAAGAAGCTCCACCTCGGCTATCCGACACCCGAGGAGGAAGCCGAGTTGCTCGGCCGAACCGTCGGCGACCACCCAATCGAATCGCTCGAGTCGATCACCGACCGGGAGACGATTGTTCGTGCACGCGAGACTGTCGCCAACGCACGCGTTGCTCAGCCGATCAGAGACTATGCGACACGACTCGTCGGCTACACGCGCGAGCACGCCCGAATCGGCGTCAGTCCGCGCGGCACAATCGCCCTGTTGCGCGGCGCACAGGCACGCGCTGTCACGAGCGGCCGAGCGTACGTCATCCCTGACGATATCCAGGCTGAAGCCCCAGCCGTCCTGAGCCACCGGATTCGCGTCGACGATCACGACCGCGACGGTGACGCTATCGTCAGCGAGGCCCTCGAGCGCGTCGCCGTCGAGACCCCAGAGCAGTAA
- a CDS encoding D-lyxose/D-mannose family sugar isomerase, with the protein MTTDSTREDVTQRALELIADAGIVLTEAEQADLEIADFGFDDLETIGTQIHTYVNTDRYCAKELVQLPGQTCPEHRHPPFDGTPGKQETFRCRAGTVSLFVEGEPTDEPTVEPPTREEHYTAEKEIVLEAGDQYTIPPDTNHWFTGHDEGAVISEFSSTSVDEKDVFTDPKVDRLSGIDY; encoded by the coding sequence ATGACCACCGATTCGACACGAGAAGACGTCACACAACGCGCACTCGAGCTCATCGCAGATGCCGGCATCGTCCTGACTGAGGCGGAACAGGCTGACCTCGAGATTGCCGATTTCGGCTTTGATGACCTCGAGACCATCGGCACGCAGATCCATACCTACGTCAACACGGATCGCTACTGTGCGAAAGAACTCGTCCAGTTGCCGGGCCAGACCTGTCCCGAGCACCGCCATCCGCCCTTCGACGGCACGCCGGGCAAACAGGAGACGTTCCGCTGTCGCGCGGGCACCGTCTCGCTGTTCGTTGAAGGCGAACCGACCGACGAGCCGACGGTCGAGCCGCCAACGCGCGAGGAACACTACACTGCTGAAAAGGAAATCGTCCTCGAGGCCGGCGATCAGTACACGATTCCGCCGGATACGAACCACTGGTTCACAGGCCACGACGAGGGCGCTGTCATCTCGGAGTTCTCCTCGACAAGCGTGGACGAAAAGGACGTCTTCACCGATCCGAAAGTCGACCGTCTTTCGGGAATCGACTACTAA
- a CDS encoding DUF7573 domain-containing protein, with product MSDDTRLSDFGSEGVADEVDGERAGGSEEDESEATAATELATYAWGEYVCTRCDAESERVWRDDGAFVCPDCKEW from the coding sequence ATGAGCGACGACACAAGACTCTCCGATTTTGGCAGTGAGGGGGTTGCAGACGAGGTCGACGGCGAACGAGCGGGTGGCAGCGAGGAGGACGAGAGCGAAGCGACAGCGGCCACCGAACTCGCGACGTACGCCTGGGGCGAGTACGTCTGCACTCGCTGTGACGCAGAAAGCGAACGCGTCTGGCGAGACGATGGCGCGTTCGTCTGTCCGGACTGCAAGGAGTGGTAG
- a CDS encoding ATPase domain-containing protein, giving the protein MGTTLQTIKTGVGGLDKILNGGLVIGRLYLVVGRPGTGKTLLGMKFLETGLENDETVLFVHGEESEDEILANASSLGLDLSNAEFLDLGPDSDFFESDSTYDLVDTKVVESEHFIAEIRAAIEGINPDRVLLDPISQLQYIEPSEYQFRKRLISFMRFLKGRETTVIATKTDEPSRADDEVRSLSDGIVELERGVDGRRIAVPKHRGIGQQDGSHGLEIRSSGFEVYPSLVPEHNYREFDPEQTPSGIEALDTLLGGGLERGTATFITGPTGVGKTTTGTQFLSAAAERGANPVAYLFEESPKTYMHRSDALGVPISAQQERGALSIEAIEPLSMSAEEFAQRVMTRIDTDDTDLIMIDGVDGYKVSMQGKTDELGQKLHALIRYLKNRDVAVLLLDATDQVSGMPSASSANISYIADTIIYLNYVEIDGELRKGIGVLKKRAGNFERSLREFTITPNGIDVGEPLTGVRGILEGIPQKSDSTGR; this is encoded by the coding sequence ATGGGAACCACATTACAAACGATCAAGACCGGGGTTGGTGGACTTGATAAAATTCTCAACGGCGGATTGGTGATCGGCCGACTCTATCTCGTCGTCGGCCGTCCCGGGACTGGCAAGACCTTACTCGGGATGAAATTCCTTGAAACCGGTCTCGAGAACGACGAAACCGTGCTCTTCGTCCACGGTGAAGAGTCCGAAGACGAAATTCTCGCGAACGCCTCGAGTTTGGGTCTTGATCTCTCGAACGCCGAATTTCTCGATCTCGGTCCGGACTCCGATTTTTTCGAATCCGATAGCACTTACGACCTCGTAGACACAAAGGTGGTCGAATCCGAACACTTTATTGCGGAGATCAGGGCTGCAATCGAGGGGATCAACCCCGACCGCGTGTTACTCGATCCAATCTCACAGTTGCAATACATCGAGCCATCGGAGTACCAATTTCGCAAGCGCCTGATTTCGTTTATGCGATTTCTGAAAGGGAGGGAAACGACAGTCATCGCGACGAAGACGGACGAACCGTCACGAGCCGACGACGAAGTCCGGTCGTTGAGTGACGGCATCGTCGAACTCGAGCGCGGCGTCGATGGGCGGCGGATCGCCGTCCCCAAACACCGTGGCATCGGCCAACAGGACGGGAGCCACGGCCTCGAGATTCGCTCGAGCGGGTTCGAGGTGTATCCGAGTCTGGTGCCGGAACACAACTATCGCGAGTTCGATCCCGAACAGACGCCCTCGGGGATCGAGGCACTCGATACACTGCTCGGTGGCGGGCTCGAGCGAGGAACGGCGACGTTTATCACCGGGCCGACTGGCGTCGGGAAGACGACGACCGGAACTCAGTTTCTCTCCGCCGCGGCCGAACGCGGTGCCAACCCGGTGGCGTATCTTTTCGAAGAGTCACCGAAGACCTACATGCACCGATCTGACGCACTGGGCGTGCCAATTTCGGCACAACAGGAACGGGGAGCGCTGTCAATCGAAGCCATCGAACCACTCTCGATGTCGGCCGAAGAGTTCGCACAGCGGGTCATGACCCGAATCGATACCGACGACACCGACCTGATCATGATCGATGGCGTTGACGGCTACAAAGTCTCGATGCAGGGCAAAACGGATGAACTCGGCCAGAAACTCCACGCACTAATCCGGTATCTCAAAAACAGGGACGTGGCCGTCCTGCTTCTCGACGCCACGGATCAGGTAAGTGGCATGCCGAGTGCCTCGAGTGCGAACATCAGCTACATTGCGGACACTATCATCTATCTCAACTACGTCGAGATTGATGGGGAACTCCGCAAGGGGATTGGTGTTCTCAAAAAGCGTGCCGGGAATTTCGAGCGGTCGCTTCGGGAGTTTACGATCACACCGAACGGCATCGACGTCGGCGAGCCACTGACTGGGGTTCGTGGGATTCTCGAGGGGATTCCACAGAAATCGGACTCAACGGGCCGATAG
- a CDS encoding 5,10-methylenetetrahydromethanopterin reductase — MPADIGADGDAPTWGIELTPEHPLEEIADLAALAEDEGFDLALSSSHYFNRDPFVALSWMASATDEIRLGPGVVNPYETHPVRLAAQAATIDEVSDGRGVFGIGAGDRSALSNLGVEHDRPLRRVLETFDVARDLWAGETVTHEGTFTAKDASLNLEECNLPVYVGAQGPHMLRMSAKHADGVLINAAHPRDLEWAAGQLEQGLEERTNEKGDFEALAFASVSVAADEDEAREAARPPVAFIAGAAAEPVLERHDIDREAASTVSDALEQGELGEAFGCVTPAMIDAFCIAGTTETVAEQFEAALEFVDGIVVGSPLGPDLEDAIGRASEALERARSQ; from the coding sequence ATGCCGGCCGATATCGGAGCAGACGGCGACGCGCCGACCTGGGGGATCGAACTCACGCCCGAGCATCCACTCGAGGAGATCGCCGATCTCGCGGCGCTCGCCGAAGACGAAGGGTTCGATCTGGCGCTCTCGAGCAGTCACTACTTCAATCGCGATCCGTTCGTCGCGCTCTCGTGGATGGCGAGTGCGACCGACGAGATTCGGCTTGGACCGGGCGTGGTCAACCCCTACGAGACCCATCCCGTACGACTCGCCGCGCAGGCGGCGACGATTGACGAGGTCAGCGACGGGCGCGGCGTGTTCGGCATCGGGGCCGGCGACCGCTCCGCCTTATCCAATCTCGGCGTCGAGCACGACCGGCCGCTCCGGCGCGTCCTCGAGACGTTCGATGTTGCGCGGGATTTGTGGGCCGGCGAGACGGTCACCCACGAGGGAACGTTCACCGCAAAAGACGCCTCACTCAACCTCGAGGAGTGCAACCTCCCCGTCTATGTCGGTGCACAGGGGCCACACATGCTACGGATGAGCGCGAAACACGCCGACGGCGTGTTGATCAACGCGGCGCATCCGCGCGACCTCGAGTGGGCTGCAGGCCAACTCGAGCAGGGACTCGAGGAACGAACGAATGAAAAGGGCGACTTCGAGGCGCTGGCGTTCGCCTCCGTCAGCGTCGCCGCCGACGAAGACGAGGCGCGCGAAGCGGCTCGCCCACCAGTTGCCTTTATTGCGGGTGCAGCGGCCGAACCGGTGCTCGAGCGCCACGATATCGACCGCGAGGCGGCGAGTACAGTTAGCGACGCTCTCGAGCAGGGCGAACTCGGCGAGGCATTCGGTTGCGTCACGCCTGCAATGATCGACGCCTTCTGTATCGCGGGCACAACTGAGACGGTCGCCGAGCAGTTCGAGGCCGCCCTCGAGTTCGTCGACGGTATCGTCGTCGGCTCGCCGCTCGGCCCAGATCTCGAGGATGCGATTGGCCGCGCAAGCGAAGCGCTCGAGCGTGCGAGGTCGCAGTAA
- a CDS encoding coenzyme F420-0:L-glutamate ligase: MELTPVTDLPEIRPGDDLAELIAERAGDDLESGDVLTVASTVVSKAEGRVADLEEYPVSARAQEIADTIGDLTEEEKDPRFAQAVLEESTELLIDCPFLLTETRFGHINVNAGIDQSNVPGHDLLLLPKRPTKSAERIREGLAEHGYDDIAVIVTDTCGRPFRHGQRGVAIGWAGMPASRDWRGEMDRDGDELEVTVQSVIDELASAANLVTGEGADGVPAVVVSDWEFGDLEGSNELFRSVEDDLVRQALREWDWKGGA, encoded by the coding sequence ATGGAACTCACGCCAGTGACGGACCTGCCCGAAATCCGTCCCGGCGACGACCTCGCCGAACTCATCGCAGAACGGGCCGGCGACGACCTCGAGTCAGGCGACGTGCTCACCGTCGCGAGCACGGTCGTCTCGAAAGCCGAGGGGCGAGTCGCTGATCTCGAGGAGTACCCCGTCAGCGCCCGCGCACAGGAGATCGCCGACACAATCGGCGACCTCACGGAGGAGGAGAAAGATCCACGATTCGCCCAGGCGGTACTCGAGGAGAGCACCGAACTCCTGATCGACTGTCCCTTCCTGCTCACGGAAACCCGATTCGGCCACATCAACGTCAACGCGGGGATCGATCAGTCGAACGTGCCGGGCCACGACCTGTTACTCCTGCCGAAGCGACCGACGAAAAGCGCCGAGCGAATCCGCGAGGGACTCGCGGAACACGGCTACGACGATATCGCCGTCATTGTCACCGATACCTGCGGCCGCCCGTTCCGTCACGGCCAGCGCGGCGTCGCCATCGGCTGGGCCGGCATGCCTGCAAGCCGGGATTGGCGCGGCGAGATGGACCGCGACGGCGACGAACTCGAGGTCACGGTCCAGTCCGTGATCGACGAACTCGCCTCGGCGGCGAATCTCGTCACGGGCGAGGGCGCAGACGGCGTGCCGGCGGTCGTCGTCAGCGACTGGGAATTCGGCGACCTCGAGGGGAGCAACGAACTGTTCCGCTCAGTTGAAGACGACCTCGTTCGGCAGGCGCTTCGTGAGTGGGACTGGAAGGGTGGTGCCTGA
- a CDS encoding mannonate dehydratase: MVTPSLILPRQPDERWQQAKQLGVDSVVVHTLEIGDNQSQWTYDELRAMQNWFVDAGLTIDVIEGSVPIPDRVRLGEEGRDADIAEFKQFLRDCGDVGIPVVCYDWMAGTRWARTEAHLESRGGSYVTGFDTDKLGSPDHREAADVTAEQLWEALEYFLEEVTPVAEEAGVKLGLHPDDPPRESLGDMPRIINSPEAYQRVVDSYDSEYNGITFCQGNFAAMGVDIPETIERFGEKINFIHFRDVEGDRNRFVETWHDNGPTDMFAAMRAYEKHVDDDVPMRPDHVPTMAGEDNSNPGYHMLGRLFAIGYMRGLREGSQALEN; the protein is encoded by the coding sequence ATGGTCACACCATCCCTTATTTTGCCGCGCCAGCCCGACGAACGCTGGCAGCAAGCGAAACAACTCGGCGTTGACAGCGTCGTCGTCCACACCCTCGAGATCGGCGATAATCAGAGCCAGTGGACGTATGACGAACTCCGCGCGATGCAAAACTGGTTCGTCGACGCTGGCCTCACCATCGACGTCATCGAGGGCAGCGTCCCGATTCCGGACCGCGTCCGCCTCGGCGAGGAGGGCCGCGACGCCGACATTGCGGAGTTCAAACAGTTCCTGCGGGACTGTGGCGACGTCGGCATCCCGGTCGTCTGCTACGACTGGATGGCCGGCACCCGCTGGGCGCGCACCGAAGCCCACCTCGAGTCCCGCGGCGGTTCCTACGTCACCGGCTTCGACACCGACAAACTCGGCTCGCCCGACCACCGCGAAGCCGCCGACGTCACCGCCGAGCAACTCTGGGAGGCCCTCGAGTACTTCCTCGAGGAAGTCACGCCCGTAGCGGAGGAAGCCGGCGTCAAACTCGGACTGCACCCCGATGACCCGCCCCGCGAATCGCTCGGCGACATGCCCCGGATCATCAACAGTCCCGAGGCCTACCAGCGCGTAGTCGATAGCTACGACAGCGAGTACAACGGGATCACGTTCTGCCAGGGCAACTTCGCCGCGATGGGTGTCGATATCCCCGAGACGATTGAACGCTTCGGCGAGAAGATCAATTTCATTCATTTCCGCGACGTGGAAGGCGACCGGAACCGCTTCGTCGAAACCTGGCACGACAACGGCCCGACGGACATGTTCGCCGCCATGCGAGCTTACGAGAAACACGTCGACGACGACGTGCCGATGCGTCCCGACCACGTCCCGACGATGGCCGGCGAGGACAACTCGAACCCCGGCTACCACATGCTCGGTCGCCTGTTCGCCATCGGCTACATGCGCGGCCTTCGCGAAGGAAGTCAGGCCCTCGAGAACTGA
- a CDS encoding DUF58 domain-containing protein — translation MRLTYSGWTVLVILVGAVALSWQHGPRALNAVVTPLVVVFVTGVILTARVDRPTVHRQRVSDGSVGETRTVECRLECGGTVSADILETVGDGLSVSTADGETSQETDVAVSTTIDGEARLAYDIELEERGERVVGPITITVSDVFGLMTRTFTYTETTTVLVYPSVSELHSESAGDLQAIENAAGTPEREEFDHLREYHRGDSLRDVHWKSAAKRPGDELVVTEYRDEGAAGSVTIAAECEDNSEQFARAVASIATYLLERDRRVGLTVDGHHLEPGSDRSHRRELLGILAVATGEELTERDRNAADIVITGDWREMQVVTDERTIPFPRLIHPRERARAPGWSEGQTDRSSESGVIA, via the coding sequence ATGCGACTGACTTACAGCGGTTGGACCGTCCTCGTCATCCTCGTCGGTGCCGTTGCACTGAGCTGGCAACACGGTCCACGGGCGTTGAACGCCGTCGTGACGCCGCTTGTGGTGGTGTTTGTAACCGGCGTTATTCTCACTGCCCGCGTCGACCGCCCCACGGTCCATCGCCAGCGAGTGTCCGATGGCTCAGTCGGCGAGACGCGGACGGTCGAGTGCCGTCTCGAGTGTGGTGGGACAGTGTCTGCGGATATCCTCGAGACGGTCGGCGACGGACTTAGCGTGTCGACAGCCGACGGCGAGACGAGCCAGGAAACTGACGTCGCCGTCTCGACGACAATCGACGGCGAGGCACGACTGGCCTACGATATCGAACTCGAGGAACGGGGCGAGCGCGTCGTTGGCCCGATCACGATCACCGTCTCAGACGTGTTCGGACTCATGACGCGGACGTTTACCTACACGGAGACGACGACGGTGCTCGTCTACCCGTCCGTCTCCGAGCTACACAGTGAGTCAGCCGGCGATCTGCAGGCAATCGAAAACGCCGCGGGAACGCCCGAGCGCGAGGAGTTCGACCACCTGCGGGAGTACCACCGTGGCGACTCGCTGCGAGACGTCCACTGGAAATCCGCGGCGAAACGCCCCGGTGACGAACTGGTCGTCACCGAGTATCGAGATGAAGGGGCTGCCGGCTCGGTGACAATCGCTGCCGAATGCGAGGACAACAGCGAGCAGTTCGCTCGCGCCGTCGCCAGCATCGCAACGTACCTGCTCGAGCGCGACCGACGCGTCGGGCTGACGGTCGATGGACACCACCTCGAGCCGGGGTCAGACCGCAGTCATCGCCGCGAACTGCTTGGCATTCTCGCCGTTGCAACGGGCGAGGAACTGACCGAACGCGACCGCAACGCCGCAGATATTGTCATCACGGGAGACTGGCGAGAAATGCAGGTCGTGACCGACGAGCGGACGATTCCGTTCCCACGGCTGATTCATCCGCGTGAGCGTGCGCGTGCTCCCGGCTGGAGCGAGGGACAGACAGACCGCTCCAGCGAATCAGGGGTGATCGCATGA